CACGGGCCGACAAGACGATCACCGAAGACGATATGCGAAATGAGACCACGGGACTGGAAGGGATGATCTTTCAATACGATGTGGATCGCCGCGGTGAGATCCGAAACGTTCGACTCTGCAAGGATCAACAACTCGGCCAGCCCAAGCGGGGTGAAGGTGCTACAATTGAACAGATCCTGCTACAGGAGGATGACGATAAACCAAGCATTATCAGTCTGTAGCATCATCCCCTCATGTATTATGAATAGCTACTCCCGATTCTTCGAAGACCAACTGCTCGGGAGAGATCGAAGCGACATGGGAGTACTTCTCAATACCGCTCCCTCGCTACGGGTTGGGACCTGAATTGGATTTCCGGTAGGGAATCCAATTCTTAAAGGTCCTGCACCCGGCTCGGTGCACGGTTTTGACAATCAGTGGCGACACGAAGCGCCCTCTTGCATCACGCCCTCGGATTCCATCCTCGTCCGTTCCTGCAACGGCCGCTCCGTCCGCCACAATAGTGATGGGTTTGAAGATTGAAAACAACCTGATCCGACCGGAATCCCGGAGGGTGGAGGTGGGATCAGCGCAATCATGAGCGAGGAGATTCTGGAGGCACCCGAACCCTTGCGGTGAGTGGTGCTGGAGGAATCTTCGGAAGCGAATGATTGCGGGCAGGACTTGAAGACGAAGCAATCGACTCCGGTTAAGTTGGCCCCGTTAATGTCTCACGCCGAAGAGTGCGCCAAAATCTCCCCCCCCGTACCCCCTACCGGGGGTTTGAAAATAGGGGTGTCAGGCGGGGGGGCGAGATCGAAAATCGGGACATAGCGCCGAGGGCATTCCGCGTACAAATCCGCGTCTTGAAAACACGCCAGCGCGACTTCAGAAGCAAAATGCGGAGCGGGGGGGCGAATCGAATCTTATCGAACAAGAAGGCTTTACTCGCGCACAGTTCTAAAAATGGGAACTGCGGGAGTATCCACCGCTCCCGCAGGTATAACCACAACACTGGCATAGTTGCCTAGTCGCTTGTCTGGCCCTAGGTGGCGACCAGCTTTGTCTCTGGGGTGCGACAGTGGTTCTCCCGTCCCGTTGAGGTTTCGTGGTTATGTTCTTTCCGGTCTACGATTGAGTCTGAGGATAAGTCGGAACGGGTTTTTGCCCCAGTTTCAGTTTTCCTACCATAAGGAAACTCCTTTGGAGGAATGAAAATAATGCAAGCAGTTCTCGCGCCAATCTGGAACGAGTGTCTGAACCTAGCAAAAACGCTGTCGCGCAACTGCTATCTGGCCTGTAATGGACTCAGGGTGTTTCGAAAGTACGCATTGTGGTGAAATGAGATGAGATTGACCAAATGAGTCTTGCTGTCTTCGTGAAACCTAAGTGGTAGCCGAAGTGCCCTTACGCGGCTGTCGGTCGTTGAAGCTCACTAGAGCCCCAGATCCAAGGCAGTGGAATCTCGGAAGACCTCATCCAGATTGTATCGCGTGTAGACGGCAATCATGCGAGCTGTCTTGTGAGCGGACTGCCGCATGATATCGCTGGTCTTTGCGCCGCGAGAATCCGCCTCCGTTACAAAGCCAGCACGCAGGCTGTGACTCGCATAGTGATCCGGGTTAAGGCCGATGGCGGCGACGGCGCGTTTGATGGCCCGCGAGACGCCCTTGTTGCTCATCGCCTCATCGAGAATCTCCTCGGCATTGGTGATTGAGCGAAAAACGCTTCCGGTTTCGATGGCGCCGGAATCCATCCACGCTTTCAACGCTCGCACTGGACAAGTCTCAGATTTCCTTCCGCAACGGATGAGCTTGATGTGACCTTCACCGTCTTGGTCGGTCTTACTGCGGCGGATCTCGATGATCAGTCCCTGCCGGTGTGATTGGATATCCTTGAACTGGAGCGCGGCCAGTTCGGAGCCGCGACACCCGGTCGCGAAGCCGATCAAAAGGAGTGCCTTGTCCCGAAGCCCCCGAGGATTGCATGCGAACGTCTTCACGATTTTCTGGATGTCTTCGGTGCGAAGCGCGTCCTTGCGCTCCTGCTTCACAGACTTCTCCCGCCTGATGCCCTTAAGGACGCGAAGGACACGAGGATCGGATGCTGGATCTCCAAGTCCCGCTTCCTTGTGCACGTGGCTCAGAGATGCCTTGCGCCGTTCGATGGTCGCGAGTTTGCGCGGTGCTCCCCAGTCTCCATCTCCCAGCGCGGCAAGATATGCGCAAATGGTCTCGGGGCTGGCCGGAATAGATGAGAGCCCGCGACTCTCGCAATACGCCGCGAAGTCCTTTAAGTCTGATCGGTAAGCGCGCAGTGTCGCGGACGCCCAAGATCCGGCGTAGTGCTCCCCGGCTCTCCGGATGTCTCGGTCGAATCCGATGCGAGCGGTGGCGGCCTGTTCAGGTGTGGGATTGCCAGTGCTATCAGGCGACGCGATCTCCTCGCCCGAGAAGAGGGCCAACTCGGTTGCTGCCGGTGTTTCCATGATTTTGCCTCCGTGCCTCAAGTGTCTGATAACATCCCTTATCAGACGGTGATTTTGGGTGTCAGAACATCGGGACGCATGAGGGAAACAATTTGAGCAATCGTCAGCCTCAGAGAGGTGCTGCAACCCCGCTCCCAGTGTTCTGCGCCAAGAGGTGACAGAAGCCATTCGAGGCACACTACTGACCCCGGATCTCCCGTCTCGACCGAGATCGAAATGGAAATCATTAATACATGGATACTTGAAAAAAAAGAACTTAGGACTTGACGGGGGGATGCCTTTGATCGCATGGTTCCCCTGAATCGCGGTGAAACTCGCCGCCCAATATATCCACGAAAATCCCAATCCAAAAGAACACCATTTTCTGGACGCTCAAATATAGCGTCTCCGGATCGGCAAGGCACGTCCGTGCAATCGTGCGCGCTGCCTCACCGGTCTCCGGAAAGGGGATACCGCATGTCTGATATCGCTCGAAGTCCGCCGTAGGTGGGATTGCCGTCGAAGTCTACTCGCAACCAACAACCTCGACTTCTTGAAAGGAAACAAAACTATGGAATACACGGAAATCGCTTGGACCACGCACACTTTTAACGGCTGGGAAGGATGCTCGAAAGTGAGCAGCGGCTGTAAATTCTGTTACGCCTCGGGCATTGCCAAACGCTTCGAGAGCAACAGGGGAGTCATCTGGGGACCCCATGGGACTCGGGTGAGAACAAGCGAGCAAAACTGGAAGAAGCCCCTCACGTGGAACCGGAAGGCTGAGAAGAATGGCGAACGCTACCGAGTGTTCACCGCATCGATGTCGGACGTTTTCGAGGAGAATTGGGATGAAGCCCTCGATCCGTGGCGAACGGATCTGTTTGACCTGATCGAGACCACACCGAACCTCGACTGGCAGATCCTTACCAAGAGACCCGCGGCCATCGCCCCAACGCTGAAGCGACTCGGATATCCCAAGGATTTCTTCCTCTCCCTCGGAAACGTCTGGCTCGGAACGTCGACAGAGAACGCTGATTGGGCGAGAAGGCGTATTCCGCCCCTGACCAAGATCCCAGCCGCAGTGCATTTTATTTCGGCGGAGCCACTACTCGGCCCAATCCCTAACCTCCCGTTGGACCATATCGAGTGGGTGATTGTGGGAGGCGAATCAGGTCCCAAGGCTCGCCCGATGGAGGCTGACTGGGTGCGTGAGATCAGAGATCAGTGTCTCGCATCGGGGACTCCATTCTTCTTCAAGCAGTGGGGTGGCGCGAGAAAGAAGCTCTCCGGAAAGCTGCTGGAAGCTCGCGAATGGACACAGATCCCAACCAGAACTCTGCCGAAGGAGGAGACACCATGTATGTGATGGTAACGAAGAAAGGCAAGGTCAAGGCATGCTCTTCGCCGTCCATTATCGACAGCGGGTTTGGGGGCTTGTACGTGGCCAAAGATGGAACTGTCTGCGGGACGGCGCCCGGTATCACCAACCGAACTTGGGCAAAGCTGAGAAAGAATGGGGATGGTGATTGGGAAGTTATCGACTGGAACGTCAATCCCACGAACCAGTTCGCCCCGGCGAGTCCAGACTCACCTGAACCATGGCTAGCACTCTGGCACTCGATTCCAGAGATCGACAGTGGGCTGCCCGGACCGTGAACCGGGCAGAGATCCCCGCCAGCTCTCGCAGACAGATCTTCAGTTGATCTGTTGATCAATCTGGCACAACCGCAGAGCAAACGCAGAGCGTCTAAGATTCAACTGAAGAGCGAATGAGTCCGCTGTAGAATTCCGGTGGGCTCCTTCGCCATTTGACCCTCGCGATAGACGCAAAACGTGGAAGGGGATACATCATCATTGCACGCCTATTGGATAAGCATCCCCGGATCAGGCCATGAACGCTCCGATTCAGTACTCGAAGCCCGGAGGCTCCTCAGGAATTAGGTGTGAATACAATCGGAAGCAGACTGATCGGTCATGCCCCAACCATTTGGCGAGGTAATCTAGACTCCAGCCGGATCTCATCAGTGCATTTGAGGCAAAGCCGTGGCGGTAGGCGTGCACGCCTTTGTACTCGATCTTCTCCGCGGGGCAGAAGCGGTACTTCAGCGTTTTGCGGTACCAGTTGTGGTACTTCCAGATGATCGGCAGATCCCTCTGCCATGATTTTCCGTGATGCTTCCGGCTCATCCCGATCAGCGTTTGAAGGTCATTCCACACACCACTGAAATCGCCTGTGAGAGTCAAATTTCTGGTCTCACGCTTCTTGTTCTTCGCCACTAGAACTTGACGGTTCTGCTTGTCGACATCGGAGAATTGCAGCCCCATCAACTCACTATACCGGAGACCGGTGAATGCATAGATTCGAGTCATGAGTTCGAATAACCGCCAGTCATCCCCTTCGGCAGATCTCTCCTTAGCTGATTTGAGGATCTTCCGGACTTCTTCCGGATAGTAGATTTTTCGTTCTTCGACCTCTTGGGAGTGGCTCTTCTTCGGCCGGTGGACCCGCTTCACCGGGTTCTTGAGGTCGTAGTAGTTATAGACCGCAGACAGCCAGTTGATGTGCTCCGACACGGTCTTGTGACCAAGGCGCCGATCAGTTTCTCTCTTGTGATTGATGACCTTTTGCTGGCGAAGCCAGCCTGCCCAGCGCTCGATATCCTGTTTCGTGAGTTCTGGAAGACATGACTGACACCCGAAGAATTTCTCGAATCTGCGCTCGAAACGCTCGATATTCCCCAAAGTGCTCTCAGCCCTCCCACGAGCTTTGAGGGTTTTTCGGTACTCCCTAAACAACGTGAAGCTGCTGACATCAGGGGTGGCGTGAGGGTCCTTGTCTCTGCCGTTCTCTTCCCAGACTCTCGTCGCCGCTACTTCTCTTGCGCGGGCAAATACGTTCTGCTTCGTGCTGAATCTTATCCTCCTCCCGGCATATGTTGTGAAGTAGCACGACCAAATGCCCCGCCTCGGGCTCTTCTCGAAGTACGTAGTCGTTGTGCCGATGGTCTCGATCTTCTTCATGGTGATCTTGTTCCCGAAATGCTTTCATTAATCAAGCCCTGTTTGGGGCTCAGAAACAAGGGAAAACATTGGAAAGTTTCCAGTGTTTTAATGTGGTCTATTCTTTCTAACTCTAATAGTTCTAGGGCTGTGTGCACGGTTGTGGGGCTGGGGTTTTGGTTCAAATCCAGTCGCCCCGACCATTTTCAAGCTGACCCCAAGAGCCTCGGGATTCGATCCCGGGGCTCTTTTTTCGTTTCGACGTGTTGCGGGTAAAGCGCTGCACCGCTCCAACGGCAGTTTGGATCGTGCGGAGGCCTAAGGGCTCTTGACCACTGGCGGCACGGCGCGCCTAATTTCCTGTTCAGTTGGCAGGTACTTTCGGACGTGGGATTCTTGCATGGCAGACGGTACGAACAACGGTAGCAACGGCAGCGGGGCCGACGGCGCTTTGACCAAAGGGCATGTGGATGTGTCGGACCGATTCCTGTGCGTGCACGGGCATTTCTATCAGCCGCCGCGGGAAAATCCCTGGCTGGAGACGATCGAGGAGCAGCCGACCGCCGCGCCGTTCCACGACTGGAACGATCGCATCACCAACGAATGCTATGGCCCGAACACGGCCGCGCGCGTCGTCAATTCCGAGGGCGAGATTCTCGACATTCGGAATAACTACGAGAAAATCAGCTTCAACATCGGCCCCACGTTGCTTTCCTGGATGGAGCACCACGCCGAGGACATTTATCATGAGATTCTGGCGGCCGATGCCCGATCAGTTGTCGAGCGCGGCGGCCATGGCAATGCCCTCGGACAGGTCTACAATCACCTGATCATGCCATTGGCGTCACGGCGCGAGAAGAACACCCAGATCATCTGGGGTATGGAAGACTTCCGGCGCCGTTTCCGTCGCGATCCCGAAGGTTTCTGGCTTTCCGAGACCGCCGTCGATGTTGAGACGCTCGAAGTGCTGGCCGCGAATGGCGTTGTCTATACGGTGCTTGCGCCGCGCCAGGCGAAAGCCTTCCGCGTGCTGGATGGCACTGGCGGATGGCGCAGTGCAGATGGTGGCCGCATCGATCCGAGCCGTCCGTACATTTGCTCGCTGCCTTCCGGGCGTCACATCGTCCTCTTCTTCTACGATGGGCCGATCAGCCAGGCTGTCGCGTTCGAGGGTCTGCTGACCGACGGCAATCGTTTCGCCGAGCGCTTGACCAGCGGCTTCTCACGTCATCGCACCTGGCCGCAGCTTGTACACATCGCGACAGACGGCGAGTCCTATGGTCACCATCACCTCCACGGCGAAATGGCGCTGGCCTACGCGCTGCACGTCATCGAGGCACGGTCGCAGGCGCGCCTGACGAATTACGGCGAGTACCTGTCGCTTGTTGCACCGAACTGCGAGGCCCAGATCTGGGAGAACAGCTCGTGGTCGTGCGTGCATGGCGTGGAGCGTTGGCGTTCCGACTGCGGATGCTCGACTGGCGGGCACCAGGGATGGAATCAGAAGTGGCGTCGTCCGCTTCGCGATGCCTTCGATCTGATCAAGGCAAAGGCGGACGAGATCTTCGATGTCGAAGCGGCACGATTCTTCCGCGAGCCATGGGAAGCGCGCGACGCCTACATCGACGTCTTGCTGAATCGAACTCCGGACCAGACATTCGATTTCCTGTCGCAGCACAAAGAGCACGACCTCGAACCAGAAGAGCGTCGCGAGGCACTCAGTCTGCTCGAAATGCAGCGCAACTCGATGCTCATGTACACGAGCTGTGCGTGGTTCTTTGACGAGCTCAGCGGAATCGAGACGGTGCAGACGTTGAAGTACGCGGCACGCCTGTTGCAGTTGATCCAGCGTTACGCCCCAAAGCTCGAAGCCGAATTCGTCGCCGTTCTGGAGAAGGCCCCCAGCAATATTCCCGCGTTTGAGAACGGCCGTGCGATCTGGCATCGCCTTGTGAAACCACAAGTCGTGGATTTGCACCGCGTGGTTGCGAACTACGCGATTCTGAATTTCGATCGGCACTTCGAGGGTTCTATCGAGCACTACTGCTACGAGATCAATGAGAGCGATTCGCACTCCGGCCAATATGGCAACAGCCGTCTGAAGATTTCGCGTTTCACGGCCGCCTCGCGCCTGGCGGGGGAGACGCTCGAGGGCGTCGTTTGCGTGTTGCACTTCGGCGGTCACGACTTCCAGTGCAAGATCCGCGGTCCGTTGGACCTGGCCGATTACGAGGACCTGCAGTCAGACCTTTTCAAGATCTTCAGCCGACGTTCCTTGACCGAGGTTGTACGCGCGATCGATGCGCACTTCGGCGGGCGCGACTACACGTTGTCTGACCTTTTCGGCGAGTGTCAGCGCGAGATTCTAGGCCGCGTCACTGTTGGCGCATTCGAGCGTTTCGAGTCCACGTTGAATCTGATGTACGACGAGAATCGCAAGTTGATGGAGTACCTGTTGGAGAGCGGCGCGCCGCTGCCTCCAGGCTTCCTGGCAGTGGGCGAGTACGTCCTGCGTGCGCGGCTGAAGGATGAACTCGCGGTCTTTGTGAGCAATCCAGAGCAATCGACCGCTCTCGAGACCGCAAAGGAGGCGCGCCACATCGGGCTCAACATCGTCGACGAAGGTCTGCGCGGCGATCTGGCGCGAGCGCTCGAGCAGGTCTTCCACGATCTCGCGTTGATGCCGACCGGCGGGCTTTGCCGCATCGCGAATCAGCTTCTCGACATCATTGAGATTCTGGATGTACACCTCGACCTTTGGGAAGCGCAGAACATCTGCTTCGCTCTGGTGTACGGCCGTGATCTTCCTTCGCATCTCGCGCGACAGACGCGCTATCGCCGCCGGCCGAACTCACCGGTTTTCCCGGCGCTGCGCGAACTGGCCGATCGCCTCCGCATCAGCCGAACGCCACTTCGTTCTGCTTCCGATATCGAAGAAGCCAGTATGAGTGGCTGAGCAAGCTACTCTTCCACTTTGCCCATTCGTACTTCGCTGAGTTCGAGGATGTAGTAGCTGTCCTCCTGCTCAATGTACTGGCAGGTGAAGTAGTAGCTGTCCTTTGGCGCCGTGTATTCCTTATCGTCCCAATAGCCGAACCCGAGCGTGTCGCCGCGTTGAGCCCACTCGACGCTCATAATGATGCCGTCGGTGGTCTCTCGTCCGACGTACTGACTCAGGTAGCCGAGCCCCTCATCGATCGACAGGCCGGCCGGCATGTCGATCTTCTCCAGGGAGATCGCGTTGATGGCCTTGAAGCCGCCGAACCCGATCGCAGCAAAGAGGATCACACCAAATACGCAGAGGAAGAGAATCCGAAGCGTGCCTCCGGAACTCGGCTGATCGACATTGCCTGCAATGATATCGTCGAGCGATGCACTCTCACGGCTGGAGCGGGAATCGTACGGATCCTGGCGCGACATAGAGGCCTCCTGGGGAGACTTGGCTAATGCTGTGATCAGGATCGAATTAGCTCGCATCGGTGACGCGGAGTCAATTGTAACGGACTGTAAATTGAGTGATCTATCTCGCGCGGGAATAGACCGTGAAAAAATTCACAATCTTGCTTGACGCAGGCGCGGCAATATGTTTGTGAATTGTTTCACAAGAAGCCCGAAGAGGAGAGTTGGAGGGAGGGCTTCCCGATATACGATCGCCACCCGGACGCTGATTGCAGCCGGGTGGCGCCTCAATCAAGGGGACCCAAAAACCGATTGCCGCCTTCTGGGAGGGGGGCGCTTCGGGGGGGATTCCCCGTATCCAGGGGTTGATCATGCGGACGATCGAACGAATGGGCTTCGACGGTTTGCTCGATGCTCTGAAGGCCTGGGGGTACACGCTGATTGGCTCCCGAGTCGCTCAGTCGGCGGTAACGTGGGGCGAGATTGACTCGTCGGCGGACCTGCCCGCGGGCTGCCATGACGAGCAGGCGGGCGGGCGCTACCGCATCTCGCGCAACGGACGAGCTGCGTTGTTTGACTACGCGGCGGGGCCGCAATCGCTGAAGAAGTACTTCTTCCCTGCGCAGCGTCAGTTGTGGCGCGTGGAACGTGGCCGAAACGGTTCGCCTCGGAAGATCATTCCCGGCGATCTCACGACACCGAAGCTCGCGTTCATCGGCGTACGGCCTTGCGAACTGGCCGCGATCGCAGTGCAGGATCGAACCTTCTTGAACGGACGCTACGTCGATCCGTACTACAAGGCACAACGCGAGAATTCTCTCCTCGTCGCGGTCAATTGCACGAACCCATCGGGTACCTGCTTCTGTGCGTCGATGAAGACGGGGCCGAAGGCGACGGAAGGGTTCGACATTGTTCTGACAGAGGTCTTCGAAGGAGACCGTCATTACTTCGTTGCCGACGGTGGAAGCGAAGAAGGGCGGAACGTTCTCGCCCAGGTCACCAGCAACACGTCCAGCGATCACGAGATCGCGGCGGCACGGCGGGTCTCAGAATCCGCCGCCAAGCGGATGGGCCGCCAACTGGATACGACACAAATCAAAGAACTGCTGTATCGCAACGACGAGCACCCCCGTTGGGATGACGTAGAAGAACGCTGTCTCTCCTGCGGCAACTGCACGTTGGCTTGCCCGACCTGTTTCTGTCACACCGTGGAGGATGTGTCGGATCTGGACGGCCAGGCGGCGTCGCGTGTGCGGCGGTGGGACTCGTGCTTCTCGATCGACTTCTCCTATATCCACGGCGGCAGTGTGCGAACATCCGGCCGGGCTCGGTATCGGCAATGGATTACGCACAAGCTGGCGGCGTGGAACGATCAGTTTGGAACTTCCGGGTGCGTGGGCTGCGGCCGGTGCATCACCTGGTGCCCCGTGGGGATTGATATCACCGAGGAAGTGCGGGCTATCCGCGAAACGGAACCGCCGCGGAGCCGTGTGAAATCCCATGGAAAGAAGTAGAATATGAAAACGCTCGAATCCATTCTGGGAGAGCATCCCTTCTTCAAAGGTCTCCCACTCGAACACCTGGAGACATTGAAGGGATGCGCAACAAACGCGGTGTTTGAGAAAAACACCTACTTGTGCCGCGAGAATCAGGACGCCGACACGTTCTACGTGATTCGTGCCGGCAGGGTTGCGTTGGAAACCGACGCCCCACCTCGCGGAATCATTCCCATCCAGACCGTCGGTGCAGGCGAGATTCTCGGTTGGTCCTGGATCATTCCACCGCACGAGTGGCGCTTCGATGGCAAGGCCACAGAACTGACACGCGTGATCTCTCTCGACGCGAAATGCCTGCGCGACAAGTGCGAGGCGGATCATCACCTGGGCTTCGAACTCGTGAAGCGTTTTTCACAGGTGATGGCAACACGTCTCGCCGCGACGCGCTTGCAACTTATGGACATCTACAACATCGAATCCGGGAAGACACGATGAAGACACTTGCCATGCCTGAAGCGGCCGTCCGCGACCCGATGGTTCCGACGCCTTACGTGATCGAGTCCGTGCGTCGCGAAACGCACGATACATTTACGCTCGAGATGGTGCCGGAGGATGGAACAACGCGGCTGAATTTCAAGCCGGGGCAGTTCAACATGCTCTATGTATTCGGCGTTGGCGAGATTCCGATCTCGATCAGCGGCGATCCGGCGCATCCAGAGACTCTGACGCACACAACGCGCGCCGTCGGCGCCGTGACCAAGGCGATGCAGCGCCTGAAGAAAGGCGACGTGCTGGGTGTGCGTGGTCCATACGGAACGCAATGGCCGGTCGAAGAAGCGATGGGACACGACATTGTGATCGTCGCCGGCGGCATTGGTCTGGCGCCGCTGCGTCCGATCATCTATCGCGTCCTGTCGGAACGAGAGCGTTTCGGCCAGGTCGTTCTGCTGTATGGAACACGGAGCCCGTCGGATATCTTGTTCAAGAAGGAACTGCAGCGCTGGGGCGGCAGCTTCGGCATGGATGTCTTCGTTACCGTAGACCGCGGCGACCAGAATTGGCACGGCAGCATCGGCGTCGTGACCAACCTGGTTCGTCGCGCGCCGTTCGACCCATTGAATGCAACGGCGATGGTGTGTGGGCCGGAAATCATGATGCGGTATTGCGCGCATGAACTGGCTAAGCGTGGTGTCGATCAGGATCGAACCTACGTTTCGATGGAACGCAATATGAAGTGCGGCATTGGCCTGTGCGGGCATTGCCAGTACGGCCCTGTCTTCATCTGCAAGGACGGGCCGGTGTTCCGCTACGACCGAATCCGCGGAATGTTCGGAAAGCGGGAGATCTGAGATGCCGAATTCGAAGAAGCCAAAACTCGCCGTGTGGAAGTTCTCGTCCTGCGACGGTTGCCAGTTGAGTTTGCTGGACTGCGAAGACGAGTTGCTGGCCGTTGCGAATGCGATCGACATCGCCTACTTCCCGGAAGCCAGTCGCGCGATGGTGAAGGGCCCATACGACATTTCACTCGTCGAAGGATCGATCACAACGCCGCACGAAGAAGAGAACATCCACAAAGTACGCCGCCAATCGAAGGTGCTGATCACAATCGGCGCGTGTGCCACCGCGGGTGGTATTCAGGCGCTTCGGAATTTCCGCGATGTGCGCCAGATGGTTTCCGCCGTTTACGCGCATCCTGAGTTCATCAAGAGTCTCAATAAGTCGACGCCGATCGCGGACCACGTCTTCGTCGATTTCGAATTGCGCGGCTGCCCAATCAACAAGGCTCAACTCCTCGAAGTCGTCAGCGCTTACCTGGTTGGTCGCAAACCGAACGTGCCGGCTTTCAGCGTCTGTCAGGAGTGCAAGCGACGCGGCAACGTGTGCGTAATGGTGGCGCGTGGCGAACCGTGCCTTGGCCCAGTTACGCAGGCGGGCTGCGGCGCGCTTTGCCCTTCGTACGACCGTGGTTGTTTCGGCTGCTTCGGCCCGAAAGAAACCGCAAACACACCGGCCCTGGGTGAATGGTGGAAGACGGAGTTGGGCGTGGACAGCGATGGCGTGAAGCGCTCATTCCGCACCTTCAATGCCTACGCGGAAGCCTTCAGAAGGGAAAGCGAGAGTCATGAAAGGTAAGAACGGATCGGCCGCGACGAAGTCCCCCAAGGGAAAGAAGACCCGCACCGTGAAGGTGGACTACCTGGCGCGAGTCGAAGGCGAAGGCGCGATGTACGTTCGCATCAATGACGCCAAGGTCGAAGATGTGAAGCTGAAGATCTTCGAGCCGCCGCGTTTCTTCGAAGCGTTCCTGCGTGGCCGCGACTTTCGCGAGGCCCCGGACATCACGGCGCGCATCTGTGGAATCTGCCCGATCGCTTACCAGATGAGTTCCGTTCACGCGATGGAGGAGATCTGCGGCGTGAAAATCGAGGGCCCGCTCCGCGACCTGCGCCGGTTGATCTACTGCGGCGAATGGATCGAAAGCCACGTCCTGCACGCGTTTATGCTGCACGCACCGGACTTTCTCGGCTACGAAAGCGCCATCCACATGGCCAAGGACCACAAGGACCTTGTGAAGATGGCGCTGCGCATGAAGAAGGCCGGCAATGAGTTGATGGGCTTTCTGGGCGGACGAGAAATCCATCCGATTAACGTCAAGGTCGGCGGATTCTATCGAGTGCCCACAAGGAGCGAACTCAAGCCATTGCGCGATGAGATGGAGTGGACGCGCGATGCGGCTTTGGAGTCGTTGAAGATATTCTCCAAGCTGGACATACCACAGTTCAAACAGGACTACGAGTTCGTCGGGATGCGTCACCCGAAGGAGTATCCCTTCAACGAGGGGCGACTCGTTTCGAACCGCGGTCTGGACATTCCATTGTCCGAGTTCGAGAATGTGTTTGAGGAAGAACACGTCGAGCATTCGACGGCGCTGCATTGTCGTATCAAGGAGCGCGGTAATTACTTCGTCGGTCCCCAGGCGCGTTACAATTTGAACTACGATCTGTTGCCGGACGATGTGAAGAGTGCCGCCAAGGAGGCGGGGCTTGGTCCCATCAGCCGCAATCCTTTCGAGAGCATCCTCGTGCGCCTGGTTGAAATCCTCTACTCTTGCGTTGAAGCGATCCGCATCATGGACGCCTATGAAGAACCCGACGCACCAGCGGTCGAAGTTGAGCCACGCGCCGGCACCGGGTACGGATGCAGCGAGGCGCCTCGCGGAATT
This DNA window, taken from bacterium, encodes the following:
- a CDS encoding Ni/Fe hydrogenase subunit alpha yields the protein MKGKNGSAATKSPKGKKTRTVKVDYLARVEGEGAMYVRINDAKVEDVKLKIFEPPRFFEAFLRGRDFREAPDITARICGICPIAYQMSSVHAMEEICGVKIEGPLRDLRRLIYCGEWIESHVLHAFMLHAPDFLGYESAIHMAKDHKDLVKMALRMKKAGNELMGFLGGREIHPINVKVGGFYRVPTRSELKPLRDEMEWTRDAALESLKIFSKLDIPQFKQDYEFVGMRHPKEYPFNEGRLVSNRGLDIPLSEFENVFEEEHVEHSTALHCRIKERGNYFVGPQARYNLNYDLLPDDVKSAAKEAGLGPISRNPFESILVRLVEILYSCVEAIRIMDAYEEPDAPAVEVEPRAGTGYGCSEAPRGICFHRYRVDSDGKIVDAWIVPPTSQNQKTIESDLWHFAQKYVDLPDKQLQWQCEQAIRNYDPCISCSVHFLNLTVDRT
- a CDS encoding FAD/NAD(P)-binding protein, with translation MKTLAMPEAAVRDPMVPTPYVIESVRRETHDTFTLEMVPEDGTTRLNFKPGQFNMLYVFGVGEIPISISGDPAHPETLTHTTRAVGAVTKAMQRLKKGDVLGVRGPYGTQWPVEEAMGHDIVIVAGGIGLAPLRPIIYRVLSERERFGQVVLLYGTRSPSDILFKKELQRWGGSFGMDVFVTVDRGDQNWHGSIGVVTNLVRRAPFDPLNATAMVCGPEIMMRYCAHELAKRGVDQDRTYVSMERNMKCGIGLCGHCQYGPVFICKDGPVFRYDRIRGMFGKREI
- a CDS encoding oxidoreductase — encoded protein: MPNSKKPKLAVWKFSSCDGCQLSLLDCEDELLAVANAIDIAYFPEASRAMVKGPYDISLVEGSITTPHEEENIHKVRRQSKVLITIGACATAGGIQALRNFRDVRQMVSAVYAHPEFIKSLNKSTPIADHVFVDFELRGCPINKAQLLEVVSAYLVGRKPNVPAFSVCQECKRRGNVCVMVARGEPCLGPVTQAGCGALCPSYDRGCFGCFGPKETANTPALGEWWKTELGVDSDGVKRSFRTFNAYAEAFRRESESHER
- a CDS encoding cyclic nucleotide-binding domain-containing protein, yielding MKTLESILGEHPFFKGLPLEHLETLKGCATNAVFEKNTYLCRENQDADTFYVIRAGRVALETDAPPRGIIPIQTVGAGEILGWSWIIPPHEWRFDGKATELTRVISLDAKCLRDKCEADHHLGFELVKRFSQVMATRLAATRLQLMDIYNIESGKTR